A region from the Haemorhous mexicanus isolate bHaeMex1 chromosome 12, bHaeMex1.pri, whole genome shotgun sequence genome encodes:
- the POP4 gene encoding ribonuclease P protein subunit p29 isoform X1, translating into MEGQLYRRLPPEETGELRLQPQDSEKAKTLVHAFLKRSMPKMKDEAIQDMLTRKAVVLEHYHKKQTKQKRKKTKGFTAKQRRELRLFEIEPEQQRYAIFLPLHELWKQYIRDLCHGLKPDAQPHMIQSKLLKADLHGAIVTVTKSKCPSYVGITGIILQEFKHIFKIITKEDKLKVVPKLNNVFSLELDGFISYIYGSKFLLRASERSAKKFKLKGTIDL; encoded by the exons ATGGAGG GGCAGCTGTACCGCCGGCTGCCGCCCGAGGAGACCGGGGAGCTGCGCCTGCAG CCCCAGGACTCAGAAAAAGCCAAGACCTTGGTACATGCCTTCCTAAAGCGCAGCATGCCCAAAATGAAAGATGAGGCTATCCAGGATATGCTGACTCGGAAAGCTGTGGTTCTGGAGCATTATCACAAAAAACAGACcaagcagaagaggaagaagacaaAAGGTTTTACTGCCAAGCAGAGGCGAGAGCTGCGTCTGTTTGAAATTGAGCCTGAGCAGCAAAG ATATGCCATCTTCCTCCCACTCCACGAGCTCTGGAAACAGTACATCAGAGACCTGTGCCACGGCCTCAAACCTGATGC GCAACCCCATATGATTCAGAGCAAGCTGCTCAAAGCTGATCTCCATGGAGCCATTGTTACAG TTACAAAATCAAAGTGCCCCTCTTACGTTGGGATAACAGGAATCATTCTACAGGAATTTAAACACATCTTCAAAATTATCACTAAAGAGGACAAATTAAAAG ttgttCCCAAACTTAACAACGTGTTTAGCCTGGAGCTTGATGGGTTCATTTCCTACATCTACGGCAGCAAGTTCCTGCTCAGAGCAAGTGAGAGATCTGCAAAAAAATTCAAGTTGAAAGGAACTATTGATCTGTGA
- the POP4 gene encoding ribonuclease P protein subunit p29 isoform X2 — MPKMKDEAIQDMLTRKAVVLEHYHKKQTKQKRKKTKGFTAKQRRELRLFEIEPEQQRYAIFLPLHELWKQYIRDLCHGLKPDAQPHMIQSKLLKADLHGAIVTVTKSKCPSYVGITGIILQEFKHIFKIITKEDKLKVVPKLNNVFSLELDGFISYIYGSKFLLRASERSAKKFKLKGTIDL; from the exons ATGCCCAAAATGAAAGATGAGGCTATCCAGGATATGCTGACTCGGAAAGCTGTGGTTCTGGAGCATTATCACAAAAAACAGACcaagcagaagaggaagaagacaaAAGGTTTTACTGCCAAGCAGAGGCGAGAGCTGCGTCTGTTTGAAATTGAGCCTGAGCAGCAAAG ATATGCCATCTTCCTCCCACTCCACGAGCTCTGGAAACAGTACATCAGAGACCTGTGCCACGGCCTCAAACCTGATGC GCAACCCCATATGATTCAGAGCAAGCTGCTCAAAGCTGATCTCCATGGAGCCATTGTTACAG TTACAAAATCAAAGTGCCCCTCTTACGTTGGGATAACAGGAATCATTCTACAGGAATTTAAACACATCTTCAAAATTATCACTAAAGAGGACAAATTAAAAG ttgttCCCAAACTTAACAACGTGTTTAGCCTGGAGCTTGATGGGTTCATTTCCTACATCTACGGCAGCAAGTTCCTGCTCAGAGCAAGTGAGAGATCTGCAAAAAAATTCAAGTTGAAAGGAACTATTGATCTGTGA